From the genome of Vicia villosa cultivar HV-30 ecotype Madison, WI linkage group LG2, Vvil1.0, whole genome shotgun sequence, one region includes:
- the LOC131646944 gene encoding transcription factor RAX3-like gives MGRAPCCDKANVKKGPWSPEEDAKLKSYIEQNGTGGNWIALPQKIGLKRCGKSCRLRWLNYLRPNIKHGGFSEEEDDIICSLYVSIGSRWSIIAAQLPGRTDNDIKNYWNTRLKKKLLGKQRKEQQAQAQRARRVSNMKQEMKREDHQNMMVAAASAASAAAASGVNTMSSTTPYWPVEYSSIHPMPVSNSSIIDYDLNNQTSFTSMLHPPTIMNMTSNPLSMVSNANNIFQGFENFPSDLSDQLVCENQQVIMNRTIDGFYGMESIDHMSNGGGSTITTTTSTESTSWGDMNSLVYSPLVSDYEGSILPQAVFEESRYFGMQMQ, from the exons ATGGGAAGAGCTCCTTGCTGTGACAAAGCCAATGTCAAAAAAGGTCCATGGTCACCTGAAGAAGATGCCAAACTCAAGTCTTACATAGAGCAGAATGGAACTGGTGGAAATTGGATAGCCCTTCCTCAGAAGATAG GACTTAAGAGATGTGGAAAAAGCTGTCGTCTTAGATGGTTAAATTATCTTAGACCAAATATCAAACATGGTGGTTtctctgaggaagaagatgatatcATCTGTAGTCTCTATGTTAGTATTGGAAGCAG gtggtcTATCATAGCAGCGCAGTTACCTGGACGAACGGATAACGATATAAAGAACTACTGGAACACTAGGCTGAAGAAGAAGCTTCTTGGAAAACAAAGGAAGGAGCAACAAGCTCAAGCTCAACGGGCTCGCCGAGTTAGCAACATGAAACAAGAGATGAAAAGAGAAGATCATCAGAATATGATGGTAGCAGCAGCATCAGCAGCATCAGCAGCAGCAGCTTCTGGTGTTAATACTATGAGTAGTACTACTCCTTATTGGCCTGTAGAGTATTCTTCTATTCATCCCATGCCAGTTTCAAATTCATCCATAATTGACTATGATCTCAACAATCAAACATCCTTCACAAGCATGCTTCATCCTCCAACCATAATGAACATGACATCAAACCCTTTATCCATGGTGAGTAATGCAAACAATATATTTCAAGGGTTCGAAAATTTTCCAAGTGATTTAAGTGATCAGCTTGTATGTGAGAACCAACAAGTAATTATGAATCGAACAATTGATGGTTTTTATGGAATGGAATCCATTGATCATATGAGCAATGGTGGTGGTAGCACcatcacaacaacaacttcaacagAAAGTACTAGTTGGGGAGATATGAACTCTCTGGTTTATTCACCTTTGGTTTCTGATTATGAAGGATCAATTCTTCCTCAAGCTGTTTTTGAAGAGTCTAGGTATTTTGGAATGCAAATGCAATAA